The window CCACGAGCCTTTAAATGGAATCACCCTTCCAGTATAAATCATTGTTCCATTTGGGTGCATAGTTTCTGAGAAAACAACACCTGGTGAACGATGCAATTGACTGACTATTGCTCGTTCAGCACCATTAATAATAAAACTTCCCTTTGGTGTCATATAGGGCAAGTTTCCAAGATATACATCTTGCTCGACCGATTGAACAAACTCTTGTGTTTCAAGATCACGAATGGAGAGACGCATCTTGGCTTTTAGAGGCACAGCATAAGTCAATCCTCTTTCAAGGCATTCCTGAATTGTATATCTCGGTTTTTCAACATAATATTCAACAAAATCAAGTTTATAATTTTCCCTTTGATCTAACACCGGGAAGTTTTGAAGGAAAACACTTTGTAAACCTTTGTTTTCTCTCTTTTCTGGTGGAACTTTAGACTGGAGAAAATCTTCAAACGATTCAAGTTGCACTGCCAATAAATCCGGAGCCTCAACTGCACTTTTAATTTTTGAGAATGATATTCTGTCTGCCACTTTTACATCTCCAATAACTTATTATTGATTGTTACCAATAAAAATGGAAAATGATGAGCCGTGGTTTTGACTCATCACTTTCCTGAAAAAAATATTTATAGAAAAATTATTTAATCTCGACTTTACCGCCAGCTTCTTCAATTTCTTTCTTAATTTTTTCAGCTTCTTCTTTACTAACACCTTCTTTGATTGTTTTTGGAGCTGAATCAACAAGATCTTTTGCTTCTTTCAAACCTAAACCTGTATGAGCACGGACAACTTTTATAACATTAATTTTTTGTGCACCTGCATCAGTTAATACAACATTAAATTCAGTTTTCTCTTCTTGAGCTGGTGCTGCGGGTCCACCTGCTGCTGGAGCTCCTGCCATTACAACTGGGGCAGCAGCGGTTACACCAAATTCTTCTTCTAATGCTTTCTTTAATTCGGCAGCTTCTGTTAAAGTCAATCCTTTAATTTGCTCTACTAAACTTGCTACTTTCTCTGTCATTTTAATAACTCCTGATTTTTTTAATTACTTTCTTGTTTTTTAATGTAAGCATCAAGAACACCAACAAGATCACGCATTACTGCATTGATAGTTCCAATCAAACCAGATATTGGCGATTGGATACCACCAATGATACCTGCAATGATCTCTGGTTTTGATGGTAATGAAGCCAATTCATCT is drawn from Ignavibacteria bacterium and contains these coding sequences:
- the rplL gene encoding 50S ribosomal protein L7/L12, with the translated sequence MTEKVASLVEQIKGLTLTEAAELKKALEEEFGVTAAAPVVMAGAPAAGGPAAPAQEEKTEFNVVLTDAGAQKINVIKVVRAHTGLGLKEAKDLVDSAPKTIKEGVSKEEAEKIKKEIEEAGGKVEIK